A single Gambusia affinis linkage group LG20, SWU_Gaff_1.0, whole genome shotgun sequence DNA region contains:
- the si:ch1073-13h15.3 gene encoding inactive all-trans-retinol 13,14-reductase, with protein MWLLILLVWLVIWAGGTYWYVFGKPSPFSLESVRPPAPREFDQKKRDKVIKQGFSVDKVPQNLDVIVIGSGIGGLSAAATLAKAGKKVLVLEQHDQAGGCCHTYIEKGFEFDVGLHYIGQVHENSLLRIAFDQITEGQLEFQELEPHVDTVQIGSGDEKREYKIFTGKHEMKARLTEQFPNETEAIETFFKIMKLSAKKTHYLASMKLIPQWVSLFLLKSGIADLISPVFRLSGTPATDYINTLTKNKDLQVIFSYFFYGVPPKESSILINALLIHHYKRGAYYPKGGASEIAFHIIRTIQKYGGSCLVRAPVSQILVDKNGAAYGVKVKKGQDEVEVHAPVVVSNCGVFTTFQRLLPPEIQVKHDIQERLSMMKHGRGSFLIFSGFDGTTEDLGLVSTNFWLFKDNDMDKSMGDFFALSKEEAPDNIPMMFITVPSAKDPEANIRHPGKSCMTILTMVKYEWFEEWKDTTVRKRGDDYYNYKMRFAKNLFDWACTVFPKIKDKLVFQDVATPLTNMHYLGAQRGAMYSAEHNVERFYAEAVARNRSSTPVKNLYISGQDVFSCGIAGALHGGLLCASTVLDHIVYINLLILKKKLKRKKARELAQLDKKKL; from the exons ATGTGGCTGCTCATTCTTTTAGTCTGGTTGGTTATTTGGGCCGGTGGTACCTACTGGTACGTATTTGGGAAGCCCAGTCCATTCTCCCTGGAGTCTGTGAGACCCCCGGCGCCCCGTGAGTTTGACCAGAAGAAGAGAGACAAAGTCATCAAACAAG GTTTCAGTGTGGACAAAGTGCCCCAGAACCTGGATGTGATCGTAATCGGAAGTGGCATTGGTGGACTGTCAGCCGCGGCCACACTTGCTAAAGCTGGAAAGAAGGTTCTGGTCCTGGAACAGCATGACCAGGCTGGAGGCTGCTGCCACACGTACATAGAGAAGGGCTTTGAGTTTGATGTTG GTCTTCATTACATCGGTCAAGTCCATGAAAACAGTCTACTTCGAATTGCCTTTGACCAGATCACTGAGGGCCAGCTGGAGTTTCAGGAGCTGGAGCCGCATGTCGACACTGTCCAAATCGGCAGTGGTGATGAGAAGCGGGAGTACAAGATTTTCActggaaaacatgaaatgaaagcCCGCCTGACTGAGCAATTTCCAAATGAGACAGAGGCTATTGAGACATTCTTCAAAATCATGAAG CTCTCAGCTAAGAAGACCCATTACCTGGCAAGCATGAAGCTGATTCCTCAGTGGGTCTCTTTGTTTCTCCTGAAGTCAGGCATCGCAGATCTCATCTCTCCAGTCTTCCGTCTATCTGGCACACCAGCGACTGACTACATAAACAccctgaccaaaaacaaagacCTCCAAGtcatattttcttactttttctaTG GTGTGCCTCCAAAGGAATCCAGCATTCTGATCAACGCTCTCCTGATCCATCACTACAAACGAGGTGCTTACTATCCAAAAGGTGGAGCCAGTGAGATCGCCTTCCACATCATCAGAACTATTCAGAAATATGGAGGGAGCTGTCTGGTCAGAGCTCCTGTCTCTCAGATCCTGGTTGACAAGAATGGAGCGGCCTATG GTGTGAAGGTGAAGAAAGGTCAGGACGAAGTTGAGGTCCACGCACCTGTAGTGGTTTCAAACTGTGGCGTCTTTACCACTTTCCAAAGACTCCTACCACCTGAGATTCAGGTCAAACATG ATATTCAGGAAAGACTGAGCATGATGAAACATGGCAGAGGATCATTTTTGATCTTTTCCGGCTTTGATGGAACTACAGAGGACCTGGGTCTTGTCTCTACAAATTTCTGGCTCTTCAAAGACAACGACATGGATAAGTC GATGGGGGATTTTTTTGCGTTGAGCAAAGAGGAAGCGCCCGATAACATCCCTATGATGTTCATCACAGTACCATCTGCAAAAGATCCTGAAGCCAATATACGTCATCCAG GAAAGTCTTGCATGACAATACTGACCATGGTCAAGTATGAATGGTTTGAAGAGTGGAAGGATACTACAGTGCGAAAAAGAGGTGATGACTACTACAACTACAAAATGAGGTTCGCAAAGAACCTCTTTGACTGGGCCTGCACTGTGTTTCCTAAAATCAAAGATAAG CTTGTTTTCCAAGATGTGGCAACTCCGCTGACCAACATGCACTACCTGGGAGCTCAACGTGGAGCCATGTACTCTGCCGAGCACAACGTGGAGCGTTTCTATGCTGAGGCTGTAGCCAGGAACAGAAGCAGCACTCCTGTTAAAAACCTTTACATCTCAG gtCAAGATGTGTTCAGCTGTGGGATTGCTGGCGCTCTGCATGGCGGACTCCTCTGCGCCTCCACTGTGTTGGATCACATCGTCTACATCAACCTACTCATCCTCAAAAAGAAGCTGAAGAGAAAGAAAGCCAGAGAGCTGGCCCAGCTGGATAAGAAGAAACTGTAA